One genomic window of Nicotiana sylvestris chromosome 10, ASM39365v2, whole genome shotgun sequence includes the following:
- the LOC104220089 gene encoding polygalacturonase-like, with protein MLSKMSPLAIFLILFIFLFNLSSSASTMYNVQNFGAKSNGKTDSSKAFLSAWAAACASTSPATIYVPRGSYLIRNAYFYGQTCKSKAITIRIDGTLLAPSDYNVIGNAGNWIIFEKVKGVSIYGGTFDGQGAALWACKTSGKNCPEGTTALAFYNSNNITINGVTAKNSQMFHILVDGCKNVKLQGVNVSAPGNSPNTDGIHVQLSIGVSIMNSHIGTGDDCISIGPGNSNLWIEGIACGPGHGISIGSLGWKVQEPGVQNVTIKSVTFTGTENGVRVKTWARPSNGFVRGVRFQHILMTDVQNPIIIDQNYCPNHENCPHQGSGVKISDITYQDIHGTSATEVGVKFDCSKVNPCSGIRLENVNLSYKNHPAEATCVNAGGRASGLEQPTSCL; from the exons ATGTTGAGCAAAATGAGTCCCTTAGCAATTTTCCTAATTCTCTTCATCTTCCTTTTCAACTTATCATCATCAGCAAGTACTATGTACAATGTCCAAAATTTTGGAGCCAAATCCAATGGAAAAACTGATTCATCAAAAGCATTTCTGAGTGCATGGGCTGCAGCCTGTGCTTCTACTAGCCCGGCCACTATTTACGTGCCACGTGGAAGTTACTTGATTCGTAATGCATACTTTTATGGCCAAACATGCAAGAGCAAGGCTATTACTATACGTATTGATGGCACTCTCTTAGCTCCCTCTGATTATAATGTAATTGGAAATGCTGGAAATTGGATCATATTCGAAAAAGTTAAAGGTGTTTCCATCTATGGTGGAACCTTTGATGGTCAAGGTGCTGCTCTTTGGGCTTGCAAAACCTCCGGCAAGAATTGTCCTGAAGGCACTACG GCATTGGCCTTTTACAACTCGAACAACATCACAATCAATGGAGTAACTgcaaaaaatagccaaatgtttcACATTTTGGTAGATGGATGCAAAAACGTGAAGCTACAAGGAGTAAATGTCTCAGCTCCAGGAAATAGCCCTAACACCGATGGAATTCACGTACAATTATCGATAGGAGTCAGTATTATGAACTCTCATATTGGTACTGGAGATGATTGTATCTCAATTGGCCCTGGAAATTCTAACTTATGGATTGAAGGCATTGCTTGTGGCCCTGGTCATGGAATCAG CATTGGAAGCTTAGGTTGGAAAGTACAAGAGCCAGGAGTCCAAAATGTAACAATTAAGAGTGTTACATTCACTGGAACAGAGAATGGTGTGAGAGTGAAAACTTGGGCAAGGCCTAGCAATGGATTTGTTAGAGGTGTTCGCTTTCAGCATATACTTATGACTGATGTTCAAAATCCTATTATTATTGACCAAAATTACTGCCCTAATCATGAAAATTGTCCTCATCAG GGATCAGGCGTAAAGATAAGTGATATAACGTATCAAGACATACATGGAACATCAGCTACAGAAGTTGGAGTGAAATTTGATTGTAGCAAAGTAAATCCATGCAGTGGAATAAGACTTGAAAATGTGAATCTAAGTTACAAAAATCATCCAGCTGAAGCTACATGTGTTAATGCTGGAGGAAGAGCGTCTGGTTTAGAACAACCTACTAGTTGTTTATAA